A stretch of the Vagococcus xieshaowenii genome encodes the following:
- a CDS encoding DEAD/DEAH box helicase produces the protein MGTFNQMNLADFLIKGIEAKGFKEPTEVQARLIPVILKGRSVVGQSQTGSGKTHTFLLPLMSKLDATKDEVQLVITTPSRELANQIYNATLEMAEFSEEEIRVSIFVGGTDKQRQLDKLGNKQPHIVIGTPGRILDMINEQALKIHTATAFVVDEADMTLDMGFLNEVDQIAGRLPENLQMLVFSATIPENLKPFLKKYMANPLIEVVESKTVISDTIDNWLISTKGKDSNKLIYDLLHVGQPYLAIVFANTKSRVDDITEYLKQCGLKVAKIHGDLPPRERKRVMKQVQNLDFQYVVATDLAARGIDIEGVSHVINAEVPNELEFFIHRVGRTGRNGLDGTAITLYEPGDEQAIIQLEKMGISFNPKEFRKGELVDTYDRNRREKREKQTAVEIDPKIKGMVKKKKKKVKPGYKKKIKWAITEEERKKRKITNRTKARADRKERKEQFSKK, from the coding sequence ATGGGAACATTTAATCAAATGAATTTAGCAGACTTTTTAATAAAAGGAATAGAAGCAAAAGGTTTTAAAGAACCAACGGAAGTACAAGCTCGTTTAATCCCGGTCATTTTGAAGGGACGTAGTGTTGTAGGACAATCACAAACTGGTTCTGGTAAAACTCATACCTTCTTATTACCTTTAATGAGTAAGCTAGATGCAACAAAAGATGAGGTACAATTAGTTATTACAACGCCTAGTCGTGAGTTGGCTAACCAAATTTATAATGCGACATTAGAGATGGCAGAATTTAGCGAAGAAGAGATTCGCGTATCAATTTTCGTTGGTGGAACAGATAAGCAACGACAATTAGATAAATTAGGGAACAAACAACCACACATTGTTATCGGAACACCGGGTCGAATTCTTGATATGATCAATGAACAAGCCTTAAAAATTCATACAGCAACAGCCTTTGTTGTCGATGAAGCCGATATGACATTAGACATGGGATTCTTAAATGAAGTCGATCAAATTGCTGGACGTTTACCAGAGAACTTACAAATGTTGGTTTTCTCAGCAACCATTCCAGAAAACTTAAAACCATTCTTAAAGAAATATATGGCCAACCCATTAATCGAAGTCGTAGAATCAAAAACAGTTATTTCAGATACCATTGACAACTGGTTGATTTCAACGAAAGGGAAAGACTCAAATAAATTAATTTATGATTTATTACATGTGGGTCAACCTTACTTAGCGATTGTTTTTGCTAATACTAAATCACGTGTTGATGACATTACCGAATACTTGAAACAATGTGGTTTAAAAGTGGCTAAAATTCATGGCGATTTACCACCACGCGAACGTAAACGTGTGATGAAACAAGTTCAAAACTTAGATTTCCAATACGTTGTGGCAACGGATTTAGCTGCACGTGGGATTGATATCGAGGGTGTTTCTCATGTAATTAATGCAGAAGTACCAAACGAATTAGAATTCTTTATTCACCGTGTTGGACGTACTGGACGTAATGGATTAGATGGTACAGCGATTACATTGTACGAACCAGGTGATGAACAAGCAATTATCCAATTAGAAAAAATGGGTATCTCATTCAATCCAAAAGAGTTCCGTAAAGGCGAGCTAGTCGACACTTATGATCGTAACCGTCGTGAAAAACGTGAAAAACAAACGGCCGTTGAAATTGATCCAAAAATTAAAGGCATGGTTAAAAAGAAAAAGAAAAAAGTAAAACCAGGCTATAAGAAAAAAATTAAATGGGCAATTACAGAAGAAGAGCGTAAAAAACGTAAAATTACCAATCGTACGAAAGCACGTGCTGACCGTAAAGAACGAAAAGAACAATTTAGCAAAAAATAA
- the glmS gene encoding glutamine--fructose-6-phosphate transaminase (isomerizing), which produces MCGIVGLIGLENVTEGLVNGLSHLEYRGYDSAGVYVDTPGAMSFTVKTKGRINDLREEIEKTGDVTGFRGIGHTRWATHGKPKTENAHPHTSYNGRFVLVHNGVIENFKEIKDNYINDEWLQGETDTEMIVHLVAKIAEEENLSAKDAFKKALTIVEGSYAFALADKEEPEVLYVAKNKSPLLVASGEDFNGVCSDALALIELTNQFVEINDKEMVTVTKEGIMIEDLAGQVQERKAIEFSITANDLALGTYEHYMLKEIEEQPAVMRNILAHYVNEDDEVVVDDEIVEAFSKADRVYIIACGTSWNAGLVGKTIIETLAGIPTEVHLASEFGYNTPLLSEKPFFIYLSQSGETADSRQVLVKTNKLGYPALTVTNVAGSTLSREANYTMLLHAGPEIAVASTKAYTAQIAVLSILASVTGKNKGIEVAQNFDVKQELSLVANNMDSLLTDENKFPSLVHNLLAETRNAFYIGRGTDYSVSLEASLKLKEISYIQCEGFASGELKHGTIALIEEGTPVIALITADHTNLQTRSNIQEVKSRGAKTCIISMEDVAQEGDDVVLPHVHPLYTALVSVLPTQLIAYYATLERGLDVDKPRNLAKSVTVE; this is translated from the coding sequence ATGTGTGGAATCGTAGGATTAATTGGATTAGAAAATGTTACTGAAGGATTAGTGAATGGCTTAAGTCACTTAGAATATCGTGGGTATGACTCAGCAGGCGTGTATGTTGATACACCAGGTGCTATGAGTTTCACTGTTAAAACAAAAGGTCGTATTAATGACCTGCGAGAAGAAATTGAAAAAACAGGTGACGTGACAGGTTTCCGTGGAATTGGTCATACACGTTGGGCAACACATGGTAAACCAAAAACAGAAAATGCGCACCCTCATACATCATACAATGGTCGTTTTGTGTTAGTACATAACGGGGTTATCGAAAACTTCAAAGAAATCAAAGATAATTATATCAATGATGAATGGTTACAAGGTGAAACTGATACAGAAATGATCGTTCACTTAGTGGCTAAAATCGCTGAAGAAGAAAACTTATCAGCAAAAGACGCCTTTAAGAAAGCTTTAACGATTGTTGAAGGTTCATATGCGTTTGCTTTAGCTGATAAAGAAGAACCTGAAGTATTATATGTGGCAAAAAATAAAAGTCCGTTGTTAGTCGCTAGTGGTGAAGACTTTAACGGAGTATGTTCAGATGCGCTAGCTTTAATCGAATTAACGAATCAATTTGTTGAGATTAACGATAAAGAAATGGTGACAGTCACTAAAGAAGGTATCATGATTGAAGATTTAGCTGGCCAAGTACAAGAACGAAAGGCAATTGAATTTTCAATTACTGCTAACGATTTAGCTTTAGGAACATATGAACATTACATGCTAAAAGAAATCGAAGAACAACCAGCTGTTATGCGTAATATTCTAGCTCACTACGTTAACGAAGATGATGAAGTTGTCGTGGACGATGAAATTGTTGAAGCGTTCTCTAAAGCAGACCGTGTTTATATTATTGCTTGTGGTACTAGTTGGAATGCTGGTTTAGTAGGTAAGACTATTATCGAAACATTAGCGGGTATTCCAACTGAAGTTCATTTAGCGAGTGAGTTTGGCTATAACACACCTTTACTATCAGAAAAACCATTCTTCATCTATCTAAGTCAAAGTGGTGAAACAGCTGATAGTCGCCAAGTACTTGTAAAAACAAATAAATTAGGTTATCCAGCTTTGACTGTAACGAATGTTGCGGGTTCAACGTTATCACGTGAAGCAAACTATACAATGTTATTACATGCTGGTCCTGAAATTGCGGTCGCTTCAACCAAAGCATACACAGCCCAAATTGCTGTCTTATCAATTTTAGCAAGTGTAACGGGTAAAAATAAAGGGATCGAAGTAGCACAGAATTTCGATGTGAAACAAGAATTAAGTTTAGTCGCAAACAACATGGATAGTCTATTAACGGATGAAAATAAATTCCCATCGTTAGTTCATAATTTATTAGCTGAAACAAGAAATGCTTTTTATATTGGTAGAGGAACAGATTATTCTGTTTCATTAGAAGCATCGCTTAAATTAAAAGAAATTTCATACATTCAATGTGAAGGTTTTGCTTCAGGTGAATTAAAGCATGGAACGATTGCTTTAATCGAGGAAGGTACACCAGTCATTGCGTTGATTACTGCAGACCATACAAATTTACAAACGAGAAGTAATATTCAAGAAGTAAAAAGTCGTGGAGCGAAAACATGTATTATTTCTATGGAAGATGTCGCACAGGAAGGTGACGATGTCGTCTTACCACATGTTCATCCGCTTTATACAGCATTGGTAAGTGTCTTGCCAACACAATTGATTGCATACTACGCAACCTTAGAACGTGGTCTTGACGTTGATAAACCACGTAACTTAGCGAAGAGTGTAACAGTAGAATAA
- the nagB gene encoding glucosamine-6-phosphate deaminase, producing the protein MKIITVKDQVEGGKKAFEILNEEMKANRVQVLGLATGSTPVTFYQEVVKSDLDFSDVTSVNLDEYVGLSKDNDQSYDYFMHEHLFNAKPFKENYLPNGLAEDAEAECARYDQVIEEHPIDIQILGIGENAHIGFNEPGTSFEMTTHKVKLTDSTIEANSRNFKKKEDVPTYAYSMGIKSIMSAKKIILLAFGEQKAQAIKDSIEGPVTEEVPGSVLQNHADVTIIADEKAASLLSK; encoded by the coding sequence ATGAAAATTATTACTGTAAAAGATCAAGTTGAGGGTGGAAAAAAAGCCTTTGAAATTTTAAATGAAGAAATGAAAGCAAATAGAGTACAAGTGCTTGGGTTAGCAACAGGTAGTACACCAGTTACTTTTTATCAAGAAGTGGTTAAAAGTGATTTAGATTTTTCAGATGTAACATCAGTTAACTTAGATGAATATGTTGGTTTATCAAAAGATAATGATCAAAGCTATGATTACTTCATGCATGAACATTTATTTAATGCAAAACCATTTAAAGAAAACTATTTACCAAATGGTTTAGCAGAAGATGCTGAAGCTGAGTGTGCTCGCTATGACCAAGTTATTGAAGAACATCCAATCGATATTCAAATTTTAGGAATTGGTGAAAATGCGCATATCGGTTTTAATGAGCCAGGCACGTCATTTGAGATGACTACTCATAAAGTGAAATTAACTGATTCAACGATAGAAGCGAATAGTCGTAACTTCAAGAAAAAAGAAGATGTGCCGACATATGCTTATTCAATGGGAATTAAGTCAATTATGAGTGCTAAAAAAATTATTTTGCTAGCTTTTGGTGAACAAAAAGCGCAAGCAATTAAAGATTCAATTGAAGGACCAGTAACAGAAGAAGTACCTGGTAGTGTATTACAGAACCATGCAGATGTCACTATTATTGCTGATGAAAAAGCGGCATCATTACTAAGTAAATAA
- a CDS encoding PTS mannitol transporter subunit IICB translates to MENVTSKKSTKAKVQKFGSFLSGMVMPNIGAFIAWGVITALFIETGWAPNAKLAEMVSPMLTYLLPLLIGYTGGGIVYGQRGSVVGAIATFGIIAGSGIPMFIGAMIMGPLGGWVIKKFDDLFKDKIRAGFEMLVNNFSAGLLGFALAILAFYGIGPVVERLTNLMASGVESIINANLLPLANIFIEPAKILFLNNAINHGILTPIGAEQALEAGKSILFLLETNPGPGLGVLLAFSLFGKGAAKSSAPGAVIIHFLGGIHEIYFPYVMMKPMLFLAVIAGGVSGTFTFQLLDAGLQATASPGSILAIIGMTPKGGYLPVILGVLVATIVSFLVSMVILKADKNDGDDFATQKEKVAASKAESKGQVVSETIVVEKSNNPSIEDVKKIIFACDAGMGSSAMGASILRDKVKKAGLNLSVTNSAINNLSDDDEALIITQEELTERAKAKSPSSLHVSVDNFLSSPKYDEVVEKLKKLN, encoded by the coding sequence ATGGAAAACGTAACTTCAAAAAAATCAACAAAAGCAAAAGTTCAGAAGTTTGGTAGTTTTTTAAGTGGCATGGTAATGCCAAATATTGGTGCATTTATTGCTTGGGGAGTGATCACGGCATTATTTATTGAAACAGGATGGGCACCTAATGCTAAATTAGCGGAAATGGTTAGTCCGATGCTTACATACTTATTACCTTTGTTAATTGGATACACAGGTGGTGGGATAGTTTATGGTCAACGTGGATCAGTCGTTGGGGCAATTGCTACTTTTGGTATTATTGCTGGATCAGGTATTCCAATGTTTATCGGTGCGATGATAATGGGTCCTTTAGGAGGATGGGTCATCAAAAAATTTGATGATTTATTTAAAGATAAAATTCGTGCCGGTTTTGAAATGTTAGTTAATAATTTTTCAGCGGGATTATTAGGTTTTGCACTAGCTATTCTAGCTTTTTATGGTATTGGTCCAGTAGTTGAGAGATTAACGAATTTAATGGCAAGCGGTGTAGAATCAATTATTAATGCTAACTTATTACCTTTAGCCAATATTTTCATCGAACCAGCTAAAATTTTATTCTTGAATAACGCAATCAACCATGGTATTTTGACGCCGATCGGAGCTGAACAAGCGCTAGAGGCAGGAAAATCAATCTTATTCTTATTAGAAACTAATCCAGGTCCAGGTCTTGGTGTATTATTAGCCTTCTCTTTATTTGGTAAAGGCGCAGCTAAATCTTCTGCACCCGGTGCTGTTATTATTCATTTCTTAGGTGGTATTCATGAAATTTACTTCCCTTATGTAATGATGAAACCAATGCTATTCTTAGCAGTTATTGCAGGTGGTGTATCAGGAACATTTACTTTTCAATTATTAGACGCTGGTTTACAAGCGACAGCATCACCAGGTTCTATTTTGGCTATTATCGGTATGACACCTAAAGGCGGTTATTTACCAGTGATTTTAGGTGTGTTAGTTGCGACAATCGTGTCATTCTTGGTATCAATGGTTATTTTAAAAGCTGATAAAAATGACGGAGATGATTTTGCTACTCAAAAAGAAAAAGTAGCGGCTTCTAAAGCTGAAAGTAAAGGTCAAGTGGTGAGTGAAACAATAGTTGTTGAAAAATCTAATAATCCATCAATCGAGGACGTTAAGAAGATTATTTTTGCGTGTGACGCAGGTATGGGTTCAAGTGCAATGGGGGCTTCAATCTTAAGAGATAAAGTGAAAAAAGCGGGACTTAATTTATCCGTAACCAATTCAGCTATTAATAATTTATCAGATGATGATGAAGCGTTAATTATCACACAAGAAGAATTAACGGAACGTGCTAAAGCTAAATCACCAAGTTCATTGCATGTAAGTGTTGATAATTTCTTATCAAGTCCTAAATATGATGAAGTAGTAGAAAAATTAAAAAAATTAAATTAG
- a CDS encoding BglG family transcription antiterminator → MFSSREKTLINYLLDSPDGRTRESLEEWLGVSKRTLYRELSSIEQTLQKRQLSLIKPQKGSYAIVGGEEELLKLQQDVANNQVDTPSIVERQSNLACMLLLADDFLIAEGLAIDLLVSESTIYNDLSVIEQSFEAYNLSLLKKKNSGIIVTGRENERRQLLSNLIYSGTSEYEFFSWINQLMTKFEVPQPSNNFFTFISNEALIFSINQMKLFAKYFGKVTDNQIKQVMIIIALAYDRISQLHFIEQSPNETVQSRKKEHIMANEIIENLSHNLSMEIPLVENQYLEKQLQGVNYKEPQNLLFDTFNISLSFKVRDLIKKVSLNYGVDFSKDEQCYYDLLTHLDAAIRRSDSLPVEIGSPVLQGVKAKYAGLYEEIITGVKEVFPSVQFNGDEIGYLLLHFATSLERYPETTEISALIFCSSGMGTSKILESRFIKYLPEISQITVAKLSEMDQIDFRQFDLIFSTIYLPNFPLHYKMISPLLLDEEVIEVKKMIQQIEPKKKTNLEFSNNQEEGPSFDELFELMNEANQLLQLFQLKQVENQASLEGTISDIMKQLEPKKISDATILTKKILKRHAKAGVGIPKTNLGLFHTSDSKVKVTFFGIYELENSIEIKGMDKQTIQLKRILLMLMPEENNENAQLLLGRISSSIVEKEENLQVYQFGDRQAIYKLLSDLFLREMK, encoded by the coding sequence ATGTTTTCTAGTAGAGAAAAAACGCTAATAAATTACTTATTAGATTCCCCCGATGGTCGAACTAGGGAATCACTAGAAGAATGGTTAGGCGTAAGCAAACGAACATTGTATCGAGAATTATCAAGCATAGAACAAACACTCCAAAAAAGGCAACTGTCTTTAATTAAACCCCAAAAAGGTAGTTATGCGATAGTTGGTGGAGAAGAGGAATTGCTTAAGTTACAGCAAGATGTTGCTAATAATCAAGTGGATACACCAAGTATAGTTGAAAGACAAAGTAACTTAGCGTGTATGTTGTTATTAGCGGATGATTTTTTAATTGCTGAAGGATTGGCTATTGATTTATTAGTGAGTGAGAGTACAATCTATAACGATTTATCTGTTATTGAACAAAGTTTTGAAGCTTATAATCTTTCGTTATTAAAAAAGAAAAATTCAGGCATTATTGTAACTGGACGAGAAAATGAACGTCGCCAATTGTTAAGTAATTTAATCTATAGTGGCACGTCAGAATATGAATTTTTTAGTTGGATTAATCAATTAATGACTAAGTTTGAAGTGCCTCAACCTAGCAATAATTTTTTTACGTTTATTTCAAATGAAGCGTTAATTTTTTCCATTAATCAAATGAAACTTTTTGCTAAATATTTTGGTAAGGTAACAGACAATCAAATCAAACAAGTGATGATTATTATTGCACTAGCTTATGATCGCATTTCGCAGTTACACTTTATTGAACAATCGCCAAATGAAACGGTCCAATCTAGAAAAAAAGAGCATATTATGGCAAATGAAATCATTGAAAATTTGAGCCATAACTTATCGATGGAAATACCACTTGTTGAAAATCAGTATTTAGAAAAACAGTTACAGGGAGTTAACTATAAAGAACCACAAAATTTATTATTTGATACATTTAATATTTCGTTATCATTTAAGGTTAGAGATCTTATTAAAAAGGTTTCATTGAATTATGGGGTGGATTTTTCTAAAGATGAGCAATGCTACTATGACTTATTGACACATTTGGATGCAGCGATTCGGAGAAGTGATTCGTTACCTGTAGAAATTGGTTCGCCAGTTTTACAAGGAGTTAAGGCTAAATATGCGGGTTTATATGAAGAAATAATTACGGGAGTAAAGGAAGTATTTCCAAGTGTTCAATTTAATGGGGATGAGATAGGTTATCTCTTGCTTCATTTTGCGACGTCTTTAGAAAGGTATCCGGAAACAACGGAAATTTCAGCATTGATTTTTTGTTCTAGCGGGATGGGAACTTCAAAAATTTTGGAAAGTCGTTTTATAAAATATCTTCCGGAAATTAGTCAAATTACCGTTGCTAAACTATCGGAAATGGACCAAATCGATTTTCGTCAATTTGATTTGATTTTTTCAACAATTTATTTGCCAAATTTTCCTCTGCATTACAAAATGATCTCTCCTCTTTTATTAGATGAAGAAGTAATAGAAGTAAAAAAAATGATTCAACAAATTGAACCTAAAAAGAAAACGAATCTTGAGTTTAGTAACAATCAAGAAGAAGGACCGTCTTTTGATGAGTTATTTGAGCTAATGAATGAAGCAAATCAACTTCTACAACTATTCCAATTAAAGCAGGTTGAAAATCAAGCTTCTTTAGAAGGAACAATAAGCGACATCATGAAACAGTTGGAACCAAAGAAAATATCAGATGCGACTATCCTAACTAAGAAAATTTTGAAGCGACATGCTAAGGCGGGCGTTGGGATTCCTAAGACGAATTTAGGACTTTTCCATACAAGTGATAGTAAAGTTAAGGTGACATTTTTTGGTATTTATGAATTAGAAAATAGTATTGAAATAAAAGGGATGGATAAGCAAACCATCCAATTAAAAAGAATATTGTTGATGTTGATGCCGGAAGAAAATAATGAAAATGCGCAGTTGTTATTAGGACGTATTAGTAGCTCAATTGTTGAAAAAGAAGAGAATCTTCAAGTATACCAATTTGGTGATAGGCAAGCTATTTACAAGTTGCTGAGTGATCTGTTTTTAAGAGAAATGAAATAA
- a CDS encoding PTS sugar transporter subunit IIA: MELTKEMIVLKQEITTKEEAIKKAGNLLVENGCVDEAYVDAMFERNEMLSTYMGNFIAIPHGTDEAKKYVKKSGISVVQIPNGVRFGDDEDEKMTMMVFGISGIGNEHLEILQKIAIFCADVENVVKLVSANTEEEIISLLQEVE, from the coding sequence ATGGAATTAACAAAAGAAATGATTGTCTTAAAACAAGAAATAACAACAAAAGAAGAAGCAATTAAAAAAGCGGGTAATTTGCTAGTAGAAAATGGTTGTGTTGATGAAGCGTATGTTGATGCAATGTTTGAACGTAATGAGATGCTATCAACTTATATGGGCAATTTTATTGCGATCCCTCATGGTACTGATGAAGCGAAAAAGTATGTGAAGAAAAGTGGTATTTCAGTTGTACAGATACCAAATGGTGTACGTTTTGGTGATGATGAAGACGAAAAAATGACAATGATGGTGTTCGGGATTTCTGGAATTGGCAATGAACATTTAGAAATTTTACAAAAAATTGCTATTTTCTGTGCTGACGTTGAAAATGTGGTGAAATTAGTTTCTGCCAACACGGAAGAAGAAATAATTAGTCTATTACAGGAGGTAGAGTAA
- a CDS encoding mannitol-1-phosphate 5-dehydrogenase, translating into MKKAVHFGAGNIGRGFIGEVLSKNNYQITFVDINETIIDALATRGNYQIELASDDKAIIEVNHVTGLNNGKEPEAVVEAVAEADIVTTAIGPNILPYIAELIAKGLIARKAQSINDPIDIIACENMIGGSKFLQSEVEKYLDSEMKDYLSTYVGFPNAAVDRIVPNQSHEDALFVSVEPFREWVIDESMSKNAQDKLEGVIYVEDLEPYIERKLFSVNTGHATVAYTGAFLGYKTIDEAMKDDRVLKQIQQVLTETGSLLIDKWQFDQEAHHQYTQKIIHRFENANISDDITRVARTPIRKLGYDERFIRPIRELASRGLNFDYLAKTVQMILDYKDPKDEESVKLQEMRQSANDTDVLSAVTGIKDKALIEKILS; encoded by the coding sequence ATGAAAAAAGCAGTCCATTTTGGTGCAGGTAATATTGGTAGAGGATTCATTGGAGAAGTGCTAAGCAAAAATAATTATCAAATAACATTTGTTGATATTAACGAAACAATTATTGATGCTTTAGCAACTCGCGGTAATTATCAAATTGAATTAGCAAGTGATGATAAAGCAATCATTGAAGTGAATCATGTGACAGGGTTAAACAATGGTAAGGAACCAGAAGCAGTAGTGGAAGCTGTTGCTGAAGCGGATATCGTGACAACAGCTATTGGTCCTAATATTTTACCTTATATTGCTGAATTAATTGCTAAAGGATTAATTGCCAGAAAAGCGCAAAGTATAAATGATCCCATCGATATTATTGCATGTGAGAATATGATTGGTGGAAGCAAGTTTTTACAAAGTGAGGTTGAAAAATATCTTGATTCAGAAATGAAGGATTATTTATCAACATATGTTGGTTTTCCCAATGCGGCGGTAGATCGAATTGTGCCTAATCAATCACACGAAGATGCATTGTTTGTCTCAGTTGAGCCTTTCCGCGAATGGGTGATCGATGAATCGATGTCAAAAAATGCTCAAGATAAATTAGAAGGGGTTATTTACGTCGAAGATTTAGAACCATATATTGAAAGAAAGTTATTTTCTGTTAATACTGGGCATGCGACGGTTGCATATACAGGAGCATTTTTGGGTTATAAGACAATTGATGAAGCAATGAAAGACGATCGAGTCTTAAAACAAATTCAACAAGTGTTAACAGAAACAGGTAGTTTATTAATTGATAAATGGCAATTTGATCAGGAGGCACATCATCAATATACTCAAAAAATTATACATCGTTTTGAAAATGCGAATATTTCAGATGATATTACGCGTGTTGCTAGAACACCAATCAGAAAATTAGGTTATGATGAACGTTTTATTCGTCCAATTCGAGAACTTGCGTCTCGTGGATTAAACTTTGATTACTTAGCAAAAACAGTTCAGATGATATTAGATTATAAAGATCCAAAGGACGAAGAAAGTGTAAAACTTCAAGAAATGCGCCAATCAGCAAATGATACTGACGTTTTATCAGCAGTGACAGGTATTAAAGATAAAGCCTTAATTGAAAAAATATTAAGCTAG
- a CDS encoding hexose kinase: MIVSVTLNPTVELVYDLETLTINGVTRTHNVKKFPSGKGLNVSRVATLMGSKNIATGFLGHNLKQTVEASMNDDGMTHAFFQIEGETRNSVAILHDGQQTEILEDGPTISKKEADDFITHYDELISNATVVALAGSLPQGLTPEYYIALMQRAQENQAKVIIDASGATLKEVLNSPINPYAIKPNLDEIQELSGKTIDTSDYQAIIQLLDDPIFEGIELIVISMGGDGAFVKFGSHYYKASVPEIDVENAVGSGDSTVAGIAIALDQNEDIETLIKRAMTLGTLNALEERTGYVSKSNYSHYFEQMKVEEIKQA, from the coding sequence ATGATTGTTAGCGTAACGTTAAATCCCACAGTAGAATTAGTTTATGATTTAGAAACTTTAACGATTAACGGGGTAACTCGTACTCATAATGTAAAAAAATTTCCTAGTGGTAAAGGGTTAAATGTTTCAAGAGTAGCCACTTTAATGGGATCTAAGAATATCGCCACTGGCTTTTTAGGACACAATTTAAAACAAACCGTCGAAGCTTCAATGAACGATGACGGTATGACACATGCTTTTTTCCAAATTGAAGGGGAGACACGCAATTCGGTTGCTATTTTACATGATGGGCAACAAACCGAAATTCTTGAAGATGGGCCAACTATCAGCAAAAAAGAAGCCGATGATTTTATCACACACTATGATGAACTAATTTCTAATGCGACAGTGGTTGCTTTAGCAGGTAGTTTGCCACAAGGTCTAACTCCTGAATACTACATTGCACTAATGCAACGTGCTCAGGAAAATCAGGCCAAAGTAATTATTGATGCTTCGGGAGCTACGCTAAAAGAAGTACTAAATTCTCCTATTAACCCATACGCTATCAAGCCTAACTTGGATGAAATTCAAGAACTTTCTGGCAAAACTATTGACACAAGCGACTACCAAGCAATCATTCAATTATTAGATGATCCGATTTTTGAAGGTATTGAATTGATTGTCATTTCAATGGGGGGTGATGGTGCGTTTGTAAAATTTGGTTCTCACTACTACAAAGCAAGTGTGCCTGAAATAGACGTTGAAAATGCAGTAGGTAGCGGTGATTCAACCGTTGCTGGCATCGCAATAGCACTTGACCAAAATGAAGATATTGAAACGTTAATCAAACGTGCGATGACCTTAGGGACATTGAATGCGTTGGAAGAACGTACGGGTTATGTATCTAAAAGTAACTATTCACATTATTTTGAACAAATGAAAGTAGAAGAAATTAAACAAGCTTAA
- the tsaB gene encoding tRNA (adenosine(37)-N6)-threonylcarbamoyltransferase complex dimerization subunit type 1 TsaB, translated as MKILAIDTSNQTLSLAVLEDERVLASYSSSVNKNHSVTLMPMIETMFAQIKMSPKDIERIVVAQGPGSYTGLRIGVTTAKTLAWTLGAELVGVSSLANLAASVGQVSGVIISLFDARRGNVYAGGYRWEQGMLTEVIPDQHIELGTLLNQLKEINEPITIVGELTDQLKETVLTAELPMYQLVLSPVLNSAYLGKMGYQATAVVDPDAFVPTYLKLVEAEEKWLETNPVLREDYVEKV; from the coding sequence ATGAAAATTTTAGCAATAGATACATCTAATCAAACATTAAGCCTAGCGGTACTAGAAGATGAACGTGTATTAGCAAGTTACAGCTCTTCAGTAAATAAAAATCATAGTGTCACGTTAATGCCAATGATTGAGACAATGTTTGCCCAAATAAAAATGAGTCCTAAAGATATCGAACGAATTGTCGTAGCGCAAGGACCAGGCTCGTATACAGGACTTAGAATTGGTGTAACGACCGCCAAGACGTTAGCTTGGACACTAGGAGCTGAACTAGTTGGTGTTTCAAGTTTGGCAAATTTAGCAGCTTCGGTTGGGCAAGTATCAGGAGTAATTATCTCATTGTTTGATGCGCGACGTGGCAATGTTTATGCAGGTGGTTACCGTTGGGAACAAGGGATGTTAACAGAAGTTATTCCAGATCAACACATCGAATTAGGGACGCTTTTGAATCAATTAAAAGAAATAAATGAACCTATTACGATTGTTGGAGAGTTAACCGATCAGTTGAAAGAGACCGTTTTAACTGCAGAATTACCAATGTATCAATTAGTGTTGTCGCCAGTTTTAAATAGTGCCTATCTAGGGAAAATGGGTTACCAGGCAACAGCTGTTGTTGATCCAGATGCGTTTGTTCCAACGTATTTGAAATTAGTGGAAGCAGAAGAAAAATGGTTAGAAACTAATCCTGTTCTGAGGGAAGATTATGTGGAAAAAGTCTGA